Within the Weissella confusa genome, the region AGCGCCTGTTTTACGCATGGTGTGTGTGCCTAAATAGTTGATGCCTAATAGATCACCAACGCGTGCCATGATCTTATAAAACTGTTTCTCAGTGATATGACGATCTGGATGGGCGGTTGAGGGGAATAACCAATCCGAATTGATATTCTGTTGGACTAGCCAATCATGATATTGCAGCAAGTCTTGTTGCACGGGCTTTAAATATAACGTGTTCGCTTTACCCGTCTTTTTATCATGAATAAAGGCCGTGTTTTTAACAGAGCCATCTGGATTATAGATATCTGATTTCTTTAACGTCATGACATCACTCACCCGCAGCAGGGTGGCTTTGCCAACTTGAAAGATGGTGTAGTTACGGCGACCCGCCCGAAAACTATCTAATAGGGTGTCTTGTACCATTTTTAAGACATTAGAGTCTTTGATAGGCAGAACAATTTGTTGCACCATTAGCTACTCCTTTAAAGTTAATAATTTGATTTATGATAGCGTATCTGCTATCATATTGTTATGGAAAAATTTGAGTTTGATTATTACGATTGGGCTGAATTTGAACAGTTCTTAGATCAATTACCTGATAAAGATGCTGCCAAATTAATCGCAACTATTCAGAATATTGAAAATAATGGCCTCTTAGTTGCGGAAAGACAATTATGGGTAAAAAAGCTAGAAAATAATCTCTATGAAATTCGTTCTAAACGATCTTCAAACATTCAAAGGGCTATTTACTTTCAAGTCAAAGGTAGTCAATACATTATTACTAACGCTTTCACGAAAAAAACGCAAAAGACACCTGAAAATGAAAAGCAAATCGCTCGGAATAGACGCAGTCAGTATTTGAATAAGGAGGAAAATCAATGAGTAAACTTGATGCATACGTTGCCGAACGTAGTAGAAACAATCCTGAATTTTCACAAATTGTTGAGCAAGAAAATATCAATTTAGAGGTAGCAGTGAAAGTTCGCGACCTTCGTGAAAATATGGGGTTGAGCCAACGTGAATTTGCCAGTTTGATTGGTAAACCACAATCAACGATTGCACGCATTGAAAATGGTTCGATGAATGCTTCAACAAAGATACTATCCGAGATCGCCCAAGCAACAAACCAACGATTGACCATTCAATTTAGTCCAGCATTTTAAAAGCTATTATAACATTAAACAAAAAAACAGCCCCCATTATCTAGTCACTAGATAATGGGGGCTGTTTTAATCAGTTTTCAAAGGGGCGATTTAATTATCGCCCCTTTTAGATAATTTACCATCTGCAATTTCTAAAATAGAATGTTGTCATCCACTTTAAAGAAGCAAACATTCCTTTGATAAATAAACCGTCTGATATTGAGGGGATTGTCGGTATCAATTAAAGAAACAGCTAATTCAAACACCTTTCTTTTTGATAATCCATTAAAAATTCACACCTGCTTGCCTTATCTTGGATCCTGATATGGACAATAAATTTGCGTTAAAAGAATTGAATTATATATAATTGATTGAGGGGAATCAGAGTATGAAAATATCAGAACATTGCTGCAATAATCTTGTACAAAAAATAACATCCAAATTGGGAATTAGATTCAAAAATTATTTCTAAATAATTTTAATTACTTAATTATTTTAAATCCTGATTTGTGATTCGATCACATCATTAAATTCTTGAATAGCAAGGTGAATAATGAAACATTTTAGTAATATTATTATTGGATTTGGAAAAGCGGGTAAAACACTTGCAGGAACACTTGCAAAACACGGTGAAGAAGTATTAATTATTGAAAAGGATCCCAACATGTATGGCGGGACTTGTATCAATGTTGCTTGTTTACCGACTAAAAACATGATTATTAATGCCCACCGGGGTATAGAATATGAAGTCGCTTTAAAAAAGAAAAATGCCCTAACAGCAATGCTACGTAATAAAAATTACCATAAGGTGGCTGATTTACAAGAAGCCACTGTTTTAACAGCTACTGCTGAATTTTTGGATGACCATACGGTACGAGTATCTGATAACTCAGGGCAGGAAACTTTAACTGCAGATCGTATTTTTATTAATACAGGAGCAACACCAATTTGGCCTAATATTGATGGATTGCTTGCTAGTAAACATGTTTATTCGTCCACAGACTTACTTGTAAAAGATAAACAATTAAAGGAATTAGTTATTCTTGGTAGTGGACCAATTGGCTTGGAATTTGCATCAATGTATGCACAATTTGGTAGCCATGTGACCATCATTGATAAATCATCTAAGATTTTAGGACACTTTGAGCCTGAAATTGCCGAACAAGCTAAAAATGATTTAGAGGAGGATGGTGTATCCTTTTTGTTAGAAAGCAACTTAACTGGTGTAAATGATACACTAGATGGTGTTACATTAACTATAAGCACACCAAAAGGGATTAAAAATATACAGGCCGATGGGTTATTAGTTGCTACGGGACGTAAAGCTAATGTGACCGATTTGCACCTAGAAAGAACTAGTATTAAAACAGGTAGACACGGTGAAATTTTAGTCAATGATATACTAGAAACAGATGCTAAAGATGTCTATGCTTTAGGTGATGTTACCGGCGGGCCACAATTCACGTATATTTCGTTAGATGATTGGCGTATTATGGCTAATCATCTATATGGCGATAAGACACGAAGTCGTTTAAATCGACCAGTATTTGCGAATACTATTTTTCTAAATCCGGCTATTAGTAGTGTCGGAAAAACAGAGGCACAGCTGAATGAGGCAGGCATTGATTATAAAGTACTGAAGATGCCAGCAGCTAGTGTTCCTAAGACACAAGTAATTGGTAATCCAAGAGGTAGCTATAAAGCATTAATAGATCCACAGACACATCAAATTTTGGGTACAACTATTTATGCTGAGGAATCATTTGAGACGATTAATATCATTAGTCTAGCGATGCAAAATCATCTTTCAGCTGAGACTTTGCGCGATCAAATATACACGCATCCAACAATGACGGAAGCATTAAATGATTTGTTTGATCAAATTTAATAAATCATTTATAACAAATTAAAACAAAAATACTCAAGGTCTTATCTAAATGCCTAACTTTTTTATGGCACTTCAGTATACCCTAGTGTTTTTTTGAGGGGGTACATGATACATTGCACCAATGGGTCACGCCGTGACATGGCAATTTATCATTGTATGATCACCTTCAGTGAGAGCATGTCATGCAGAACGCTATCCTCTGGGGCAAGCTGGTGTGAGATTAACCACATAAAATAAAACGAAAAAAGATGATCTTATACTTAAAAAATGGAGAATTTTTTGAGTATAAGATCATTTTTGTCTGTAATTATTTTGATAGTTGCTGGTTGGCTATTTTTTTGTATCCAAAAACCAATAATCACGAAAGTCACCAACTAGTTTTGAATAGGGATAGCCAATTATTCTTTGGCTTTGTAGCTTATTCGATAAATATTCTTTCAAAATCCAAGGATCTTCAGGTGAGACGTGATCTGGTTCTAATATTTATTTGATTGTCTTTTTGTACAGAAGTATTTAAGTCAATGGCTGCATGTTCAATAGTCAAATGACTTAATTTTAGATTTTGACGAAGTTCTTTACTAGTATTGATACGCTCTATAAAATTTAAAGACATTTTATTCCTCTCTTTCGCTATTAAAATCATGCTGATAAAGGTTTAGCTAATGTTCCACAAGAGTAGGACATCACCAATATTACTTATGCATACAAGCACCCTATAATCAGCTTTTTTCTTAAAAAATATGTAGTTATAAAAAGACTCGATGACATATAAGTCATCGAGTCTTTTCCCAAAATTAATAGGTCATTACTAGCAAAATACGTCACATTATAATATATGTTCGCTATGTACAATTAGCGAACATTGTTGACACTTTAGAAAGTGCTCACAGGTATCATGTTTTATAGTAATTTACTTTCTTTAAGTAACTCTTCGATAAACGTTCCATTTATCTTCTTTTTTAGAGCTACTTTAGCTAATTTTGGAATTCCTAAATTAGCCTCATCAATGGTTTTTTTATCTCCCATGTAGTAGATGGCTTTAAGTAGTTCTCGAATATCATAAATGGATCCATAAACTTCAGGAACAGCACGTTCAACTTCAAGTAAAGTATATACAGATTCCATGGCAGTTCTAATTGAATATTCGGTAGTAAATACAGTGTCATTACTAGGTGACTCTGCGAAATTACCAATAAAGGCTAGATTAACAGATCCCTTAGGAACAATATCTGGCCTATCACCCGCAACACGGGGCATAAAGTATGATGTAATAAATGGCATAAATACTGGAACGGTATTTATATTGTTTTGGTTAGACAATTGTTTGATTTTTGTCTCAGGGACACCAAGGTGATAAAGGAGTTCTTGAGTAATTTCTTCACCAGAACTTTCTACAATGGTCTTATCAACAAAATTTCCTTTGGTATCTGAATACAGTCCATATATCCATACAATTGTTTCATTTTCTTTTTGTTCTTTGAAATGTGGCTGCCTGTGAACAGCAAAACTCATCAACCAGTTCGAATCGGTTATGGTAATGATTCCACCACTATTAATTTTGTGATCATGCAAATCACGATTGGTGAGACGTTCAATGTAGGGTTCAATTTCTGGTGATTTTATAGTGGCTGTCGCTGACACGAACCAACTTTTTTCAGGTAGGTTATCATAGAATACTTCTGGATGACCGAAATCATTAGATTGTTCTGCCAGATTCTTCCACAGTGTCCAACTACCACCCAACTCTTTTGATATAGGAGCGGGTTTATCATGGCTCCCATATGTTGAACTTTCTGTAATAGAACCATTTGTAACGAATACAAGATCATCACGTGATAGGCTAACATCATCACCGTCCTGGATCACGAGTTTTTTTGCAATTTTTTCGTCATTTTCAAAATCTACCACAACATTATTAACTTGTGTATCATAGATGAATTCGACATTATATGACTCTAAATACTTTATAATTGGTAGAACCATAGACTCATACTGATTGTACCTATTGAACTTTAGGGCGCTAAAATCAGGTAGTCCATCAATATGATGAATAAATCGCATCGTGTATCGACGCATCTCAACTGCAGAATGCCACTTTTCAAAAGCAAACATGGTTGCCCAGTACATCCAAAAATTACTTTCAAAGAACTCATTTGAGAAAAATTCCTCAATAGTCGTCTTACCCAGTTTTGACTCAGGAGTTAAAACTAAATCTATTAATTCTTTAGATTTTTCATCCAAAGTATACAGGCCATCCGTTGGGACGCGTTGTCCCCGATTATAAATTAGGCGAGTATTAGATGAATTTGGATCATCTTTATCTAGCCAATAAAATTCATCTAAGTAAGAGGCGTCTTCAATTTCTAAAGAAGGAATTGATCGATACATGTCCCACATAGTTTCAAAATGATTTTCCATTTCTCGACCACCGCGTGTCACAAAGCCGATATTGGCACGCTTTTCTCCATCTAACGATCCACCCGGAGTAGGCAATTCCTCATATATATGAATTTTTTCCCCGGACATTTGTCCATCGCGCACCAAGAAAACAGCGGTCGCCAATCCGGCCAGCCCTCCTCCAATAATATACGCTGATTTTTGATCCACATTTTTGGGCTTTCTTGGACGTGCAAAAGCTTCATAATTTCCGTTAGAATATCGCATAATTGCCTCCTCTTACTACGCTTTATGTTGATGTACTCTATTTTTAAAATGACTCTTGTTGGTATTCAGGGTTAGGATGTTCATAAAATCCCATGAACTGACTTTGAAAGGCAACTTGCTCACCTGAAATGCCACCACCTGCAACAGTTACATTTTTATAAATATGTTTCCTCCTATCAATGATTTAATAGGTTAATCATAGCACTAAGAGAAAACGCTTTCAAAAAATAGCCACTAAAGTGAAACAGTCACTTTAGTGGCTGCAATCACCATGAATAATCGGTGTGGTTTTGAAAGTTGGGAGTCTCCAATTAGCAGGCAAATTTGTTGCATCGTATCATAATTCATATATAACAGTCTGATTATAAAGTTACGAAAAATGTAGCGACATTAACGGGGTATTATTATTCATAAAAAAAAAACAGCCCCCGTTATCTCCTAGGTAGATAACGGGGGCTGTTTTAATAGCATTTGTAAGGGGCGATTATGTAATTATAGACCCTATAACAAAAAGTGATCTAAGAATCAAAAATATAAATACCTAGTTGCTTTTCTAATCTTTGTATATGCTTATTAGGAACTTTTTTAGTGTGGCTCATATACAATAACCTTTTTTAACTTCATATCGGAATAAGTGAACAGTTTCATCAGATACAAAATACGGAAGAATATAAATAAAGTTTTTTAAATGAATGCTCTTATGCTAGATTTACGGACAGATTTTCTTCTGCTCTGTAAACTAATAGCATAGGAGCATTTTTTAATATGATTCGATAAAAAAAGAATTTAAGCAGTCTCTTGTTGAGATGCACAATCAAGGCCGTTCATATACTGATCGACGGCCGAGACTCCGACTCTGTGGAGTTTGCGTTACGAGAAATCAAGCTTGAGTGGGGTGACTGTCTGCGCACGGTTACCGCAGACACTGGCCCGGAGTTCTCGACTCTGAATAAGGCCTTTGAGGACACAGATACAGACATCTTCTACGCGCATTCATACACCTCATGCGATCGCGGCTCCAACGAGGCCCACAATCGCATGATTAGACGTGACTACCCAAAAGGCGAGTCGCTGGATGATGTTAGTCCCAGCCAGGTGTTGGCTACCCAAGACCGTCTTAACGGGCTTCCCCGGAGAAAGCTAGACTACCGTGGCCCCCAGGAGTGTTTTGAGACCGAAGTGCGCCGGACTCAGCGTTCAGCACAACACGTAAGCTAAACAATGAACCACTCATAAGATAACAGGCTGTTCTTGGAAGTGTCTCAACACCCCCGGCTAACTTGTTCTTGCAATTTGGGAAAAAGAAGTCTACGGTTATTATGTAAACTAAAATAAAGTAGCCGCTTTTGTACGCTGCTTGAGCCTACACGGATCGTCACACAAAACGCGAGATGACATTAGTCCGCTCTTCTTTTTCTACTCAAATTTAAGCAACGCCTAAAGCGACACAAAGTACCATTAATCATACAAGGAGGACTCGTTTTGAAACCTGCAAAAACTAAGTTTAGTGATGTCCCTGATGGCAGTATTCATCAATATGATCAGATTTTGAAATATTTTAATAATCAACCAGCCGATCAAACGAAACCGCGTGGTAATCGGATCACATTTGTCACAACTGGCATTATCGGTTTTGATGGCGGTCAAACAACGATGCTGCATCTAGGTACGCTGCTGGCCAACGCCGGTTACGATGTCTACTATTTAAGCTATGTCCCACAAAGCCAAGACGAAATGATTCAGAATGCTGAATTTAATTATCCCGGTTACAAAGGAACCTGTCTGCCAATGGGCGAACTTGAGTCCCATTGTTCCGATATTTGGGCCGCCACGTTATGGGAATCCGTTTATGTGATCAAGAACAAACCAGGGTACAAAATGTATTTTGTTCAAGATTACGAACCGTATTTCTATCCATATGGCGATCGCTATCAGATGGCGCGACGAACTTACAGTCTAGGTCTGCACATGGTATCGCTTGGTCCATGGTGTGCCCACATGATCACCATGCATTGCAAGGTTCACAGCCCTATTGATGTGATTAACTTTCCTGTCGATGTCGCACGATATCCATTCAAGGAACGCGACATGGGACCTTATGAACAAAAAAAACAAATCAAGCTTGCTGTCTATACCAAGTGGAGCAGCCCGCGGCGCGCACCCATCAACATTCAGATTGTCCTCGAAAATTGCCGCCAGTTACTGCGCGCCAAAGGAATCGATCTCAAAATTCAATACTTCGGTACCGACCGCAGCAAACGCTTCATCAATGGTGAAAACCTTGGTAAGCTGACTCCCCCGGAATTAAATCGACTTTACCAAAGTGCTGATTTCGGGATTGCGCCATCTATGACCAATTTTTCGCTTGTCCCTTATGAAATGATGAGCACTGGCCTGCCACTCATTGATTTTAAGGAAGGCACAGGAAGCTACTTCTTAAAAGACGGGACCTATTTTGCCAGTCATCTTGATGAACGAGATCTGGCCAAAACGCTTGCAAATGCTTGTGCCAACCCCGACACGATCAGCAACCAAGTTCAAAATGGTCAAGCCTTTCTTAAAACGATTGGCTGGGATCGAACTGAAAAAGACATGCTGGCGATCATTGCAAACCTGTATGCTAATGTCGATGTGGTCAAATCCTAAAAAAACTGACTGTGAAGCTAGCTCGGCGCTTGTCGCCGGGCTTTTTTTCTGGGAAAATAAGCTTTGGAATAATCGACAAAAATCTTATTATGTTCAAACCGCGCGTTTTAAAATCAAGATAGCCACTTTTATTACAAATTTGGGACAATAAAAAACATCAAGAACAGATTGCTCTTATGCTAGATTTACGGACAGATTTTCTTCTGCCTTGTAAACTAATAGCATAGGAGCATTTTGTTTGTCTTGATGAATAATCCGGGTTAAATCATATTAGGGTATCACAAATACTTTACAAATATGTTTTGCGTCGCAACAAAAACCAGCAAATTAGGCTTAGTATAACAGAGATAATCAGCACAGCAAAAACACCATAAGAAGATTTTTCAAACGGAACATCGACATTGATTCCCCAAAAACCAAAAATAATCGCTGGAATAGTCAAAATGATTGATATCTCTGTTAGAGTTTTCATAATCATGTTCAGCTGATACGAAATCATATTGTTTATCATATCTTCCAAATCATCCAAATATTGGCTGTAACCTGAAATAATTCTATCCATTGTGTCGTTTGTATCGTATATCTCATCAATTATTTTCTTGGTGGTAAAATCAATATCATTAATAGTTGTGAAATTTTTTTTAATGAAATCCAGCGCTTTGTGATTAGCGTCATAGGTTGTTGACAAAGATATCATGTATTTTTGAAGAGTTAATAATTCACCAAACGTTGGTCTGAGTGGACCGGACGTTGATATTTCTGAGTCTAAATCATCAATTTTTTCCTTGACTCCACGAAGGTCGTTAAGCATCACATAGAAATCTTTTTGCATAATCTTTAAAAGTACTTCCTCCACGAAATTATCGACATCACGTAAAACCATATTGGATAAGAGTTCGGGAATGAATTTTAATTTTTGTTTTGTAAAAATTATCAACTTATTTTTAAATACCACGAAAACAACAGATGTCGTCATATTATCTAGATGCACACCTTCATGTACCTCGGGTAACAAAAAACTTACGAGCAAACTTTTTGCATCGTTCTGATCTATCATCGTGTCATATGCAACTCGATCATCAAACGTTAGTATATTGCCTATTTTAAAGTCATATTTATGTTCAAAAGATTCGATATATTCTCGTTCGTCACCATAAACATAAACAACAGAAGAATTTTTGATATTTGATTCTGACGAAACCAATAATGTATCTTTTGTTAAAGAATAAGTTTTCAGCATTGTAATCCTCCAGCTTTATATTTTTCTCAAAAATAAATGCGTAATTGTTGTGAAATAAATACGTTATCAGTTTTAAAAACATTTTGTCTTATGTATGATAACCTGCCAAAAATTTTATCTCACACATTATCTAGACAATCTTGTCTCCAGCTTCTAATGTATTATCTAATTTGTAATTATAACCCTTCAATTATTATTGAAATGAACCAAAAAAATGGAGTGACGTTTAAGCGATTAACTGATCGGAAAGATTTCGGTATTGAACTGGAGCTTTTCCGGCGATTGTTGTGTACCAGCGACCACCTTCAAGATGGTTTCGGCCATTGCGTTATCTAAGCGCGTTCTGCCATTGTGCCTGATCCCAAGCAGACTTCCGTGACGTCAGTGAAAACATTTTGATATGGACGGTCCGTCGTGAACCGACGGCTAACACGATTTGGTGATATGTGACTAACAGTGCCCGCGTAAGAATTGTACATCAGCGCCATGTTTGAAGGCAGTACAGATATTCCCATTCATCTCCATGATTTTCAGTACAACCTTATGGTTGGTATTGAAGCCACGATGACGTAGTTCTTGTGTGACACGACGATAACCATACTCAAGTTATCACCACGGATTGATGTAATCACGTCGATTAACTCACGTGGATACTCCTTGTACGCACGCTTGGACACATCGTGATAACTACTGCTAGACATCTCAGCCACTTGAAGAAGTAACCTCAACTTGCCCTTCAATTATGCCTTAGAACAGTGGTTACTACCGCTTTGTCTTGGTTTGTAATTTCTTCTTTTCTGGCACTAAGGCCTCGAATTTTTCCAGATAGGAGACCTTAATGCGAAGTAGCTCATTCTCTTCTAGCTTCTTGAATTTGTCTTGTTCTGGCTTGTTCATTGTTCATTTCCGCCTTCGTTTATCAGGTTTTAGACGACCAGACTCTAAAGCACATTCTCACTGCCATATTAGAGAAGCATTCCTCAAATGGAATTTCTTTGCCGTTACTGGTAGAGAAGCGCGGTGTTCTGATCGCCATCTTATAACCTTGATTTCACAGTAGTAAGCATGGTTTGTCTTGCTTCGATTTGAATTATTCAAACCTTCAGATCCAAGCATCTTAATGTTGGTTAGCCGGTTAAGAATGGTGGGGCACCTTTGATTCCAAACTTCCTCCGGATCTAATCAGGTGGCACGCCC harbors:
- a CDS encoding DUF2316 family protein, with protein sequence MKEYLSNKLQSQRIIGYPYSKLVGDFRDYWFLDTKK
- a CDS encoding glycosyltransferase is translated as MKPAKTKFSDVPDGSIHQYDQILKYFNNQPADQTKPRGNRITFVTTGIIGFDGGQTTMLHLGTLLANAGYDVYYLSYVPQSQDEMIQNAEFNYPGYKGTCLPMGELESHCSDIWAATLWESVYVIKNKPGYKMYFVQDYEPYFYPYGDRYQMARRTYSLGLHMVSLGPWCAHMITMHCKVHSPIDVINFPVDVARYPFKERDMGPYEQKKQIKLAVYTKWSSPRRAPINIQIVLENCRQLLRAKGIDLKIQYFGTDRSKRFINGENLGKLTPPELNRLYQSADFGIAPSMTNFSLVPYEMMSTGLPLIDFKEGTGSYFLKDGTYFASHLDERDLAKTLANACANPDTISNQVQNGQAFLKTIGWDRTEKDMLAIIANLYANVDVVKS
- a CDS encoding type II toxin-antitoxin system RelE/ParE family toxin, which produces MEKFEFDYYDWAEFEQFLDQLPDKDAAKLIATIQNIENNGLLVAERQLWVKKLENNLYEIRSKRSSNIQRAIYFQVKGSQYIITNAFTKKTQKTPENEKQIARNRRSQYLNKEENQ
- a CDS encoding oleate hydratase — encoded protein: MRYSNGNYEAFARPRKPKNVDQKSAYIIGGGLAGLATAVFLVRDGQMSGEKIHIYEELPTPGGSLDGEKRANIGFVTRGGREMENHFETMWDMYRSIPSLEIEDASYLDEFYWLDKDDPNSSNTRLIYNRGQRVPTDGLYTLDEKSKELIDLVLTPESKLGKTTIEEFFSNEFFESNFWMYWATMFAFEKWHSAVEMRRYTMRFIHHIDGLPDFSALKFNRYNQYESMVLPIIKYLESYNVEFIYDTQVNNVVVDFENDEKIAKKLVIQDGDDVSLSRDDLVFVTNGSITESSTYGSHDKPAPISKELGGSWTLWKNLAEQSNDFGHPEVFYDNLPEKSWFVSATATIKSPEIEPYIERLTNRDLHDHKINSGGIITITDSNWLMSFAVHRQPHFKEQKENETIVWIYGLYSDTKGNFVDKTIVESSGEEITQELLYHLGVPETKIKQLSNQNNINTVPVFMPFITSYFMPRVAGDRPDIVPKGSVNLAFIGNFAESPSNDTVFTTEYSIRTAMESVYTLLEVERAVPEVYGSIYDIRELLKAIYYMGDKKTIDEANLGIPKLAKVALKKKINGTFIEELLKESKLL
- a CDS encoding helix-turn-helix domain-containing protein, producing MSKLDAYVAERSRNNPEFSQIVEQENINLEVAVKVRDLRENMGLSQREFASLIGKPQSTIARIENGSMNASTKILSEIAQATNQRLTIQFSPAF
- a CDS encoding FAD-dependent oxidoreductase produces the protein MKHFSNIIIGFGKAGKTLAGTLAKHGEEVLIIEKDPNMYGGTCINVACLPTKNMIINAHRGIEYEVALKKKNALTAMLRNKNYHKVADLQEATVLTATAEFLDDHTVRVSDNSGQETLTADRIFINTGATPIWPNIDGLLASKHVYSSTDLLVKDKQLKELVILGSGPIGLEFASMYAQFGSHVTIIDKSSKILGHFEPEIAEQAKNDLEEDGVSFLLESNLTGVNDTLDGVTLTISTPKGIKNIQADGLLVATGRKANVTDLHLERTSIKTGRHGEILVNDILETDAKDVYALGDVTGGPQFTYISLDDWRIMANHLYGDKTRSRLNRPVFANTIFLNPAISSVGKTEAQLNEAGIDYKVLKMPAASVPKTQVIGNPRGSYKALIDPQTHQILGTTIYAEESFETINIISLAMQNHLSAETLRDQIYTHPTMTEALNDLFDQI
- a CDS encoding magnesium transporter CorA family protein, with amino-acid sequence MLKTYSLTKDTLLVSSESNIKNSSVVYVYGDEREYIESFEHKYDFKIGNILTFDDRVAYDTMIDQNDAKSLLVSFLLPEVHEGVHLDNMTTSVVFVVFKNKLIIFTKQKLKFIPELLSNMVLRDVDNFVEEVLLKIMQKDFYVMLNDLRGVKEKIDDLDSEISTSGPLRPTFGELLTLQKYMISLSTTYDANHKALDFIKKNFTTINDIDFTTKKIIDEIYDTNDTMDRIISGYSQYLDDLEDMINNMISYQLNMIMKTLTEISIILTIPAIIFGFWGINVDVPFEKSSYGVFAVLIISVILSLICWFLLRRKTYL
- a CDS encoding IS30 family transposase, with the protein product MRCTIKAVHILIDGRDSDSVEFALREIKLEWGDCLRTVTADTGPEFSTLNKAFEDTDTDIFYAHSYTSCDRGSNEAHNRMIRRDYPKGESLDDVSPSQVLATQDRLNGLPRRKLDYRGPQECFETEVRRTQRSAQHVS
- a CDS encoding site-specific integrase, encoding MVQQIVLPIKDSNVLKMVQDTLLDSFRAGRRNYTIFQVGKATLLRVSDVMTLKKSDIYNPDGSVKNTAFIHDKKTGKANTLYLKPVQQDLLQYHDWLVQQNINSDWLFPSTAHPDRHITEKQFYKIMARVGDLLGINYLGTHTMRKTGAYRVYTQSNYNIGLVMHLLNHSSEAMTLTYLGLDQASRETMLDQIDFG
- a CDS encoding DUF2316 family protein — translated: MILIAKERNKMSLNFIERINTSKELRQNLKLSHLTIEHAAIDLNTSVQKDNQINIRTRSRLT